Proteins encoded within one genomic window of Etheostoma cragini isolate CJK2018 chromosome 21, CSU_Ecrag_1.0, whole genome shotgun sequence:
- the klhl11 gene encoding kelch-like protein 11 produces MSVFECLITCVLYAYELFPKIVQSFHLPLSLSRCGMAAAAEAPEDRAALTGDGEPEETEEFTCSAYCSELSRRQNDQRKSGLFCDVTLVFSSSGVSEERVQTLTAHRSVLSAASQYFTLLLGGQFSESLSGRVELKEWSSSTGPDPDTVESVLQFMYTGQIGVTTANVHEVLELADRFLLVQLKNFCGEFLMKKVNLSNCVAVHSLAHMYTLDQLAQGAAKTIRRNFHKIIRNEEFFTLPFHLIRDWLSDSGITVDSEQELFEAIVKWVHQNAEEREKYFDELFRLLRLPQISPTYLTRVVRKEPFVANNAACQQLVSDALEVHAVHFENLKSADLELYASYMAAMQPRLGQNMDVIMVVGGVSEGGDYLSECVGYFVAEDRWVNLPHIHNHLDGHAIAVSDSHVYVAGSMEPGFAKTVERFNPSLNTWEQVSSLTTRKHSFGLTCVKDLLYSIGGHGNFSPGFKDVTVYEPEQDEWHNLEPAPKILRDVKTISIEDRYIYVMARTPVDMDNEDGLSTVTTCYDTESHKWQEVDSLPLIDNYCSFQMAVGSTNFYHTASCCAKSYKVTAEAAQQKINRNTSDDILDSLPPEVLSMEGTAICYLGENIFIIGGWRNCNNMDKQYRKEAYSYCAERKRWMLLPPLPHPRCRATACHVRIPYHYLHGCQNYPMPQNLARQRDRMQQMQQLHRRTLTLRRQLQSQIEC; encoded by the exons ATGTCCgtttttgaatgtttaattACGTGTGTTCTATATGCATATGAGTTATTCCCGAAGATAGTTCAGAGCTTTCATTTGCCTCTGAGTCTATCTCGCTGCGGTATGGCAGCGGCAGCAGAAGCGCCAGAGGACCGCGCAGCGCTAACAGGTGACGGGGAACCGGAGGAGACCGAGGAGTTCACCTGTTCGGCCTACTGCTCGGAGCTCTCCCGGCGGCAGAACGATCAGAGGAAGTCGGGGCTGTTCTGCGACGTGACACTGGTCTTCAGCTCCAGTGGGGTGTCTGAGGAGAGGGTCCAGACCCTAACCGCCCATCGCTCGGTGTTATCCGCGGCGTCGCAGTACTTCACGCTGCTGCTGGGCGGACAGTTTTCAGAGTCTCTGTCAGGGCGAGTGGAGCTCAAAGAATGGAGCTCGTCAACGGGACCCGACCCAGACACTGTGGAAAGTGTCCTACAGTTCATGTACACTGGACAAATCGGGGTAACCACTGCTAATGTGCATGAAGTGTTGGAACTTGCAGAcag GTTCCTTTTGGTGCAGCTGAAGAACTTTTGCGGAGAGTTTTTGATGAAGAAAGTGAACTTATCCAACTGTGTAGCAGTGCACAGCCTCGCCCACATGTACACCTTGGACCAGCTGGCCCAGGGAGCCGCCAAGACGATAAGAAGAAACTTCCACAAAATAATCCGCAACGAGGAATTCTTCACGCTGCCATTTCACCTGATAAGAGACTGGCTGTCAGACTCAGGAATCACTGTGGATTCTGAACAGGAGTTGTTTGAGGCCATAGTAAAATGGGTGCACCAAAACGCTGAGGAGAGGGAGAAGTATTTTGATGAGCTGTTCAGACTTTTAAGGCTGCCTCAGATTTCTCCTACCTATCTGACACGGGTGGTGAGAAAAGAACCCTTTGTGGCAAACAATGCAGCTTGTCAGCAGCTGGTCTCTGACGCCCTTGAGGTCCACGCTGTACACTTCGAGAACCTCAAGTCAGCTGATTTAGAGCTCTATGCGTCTTACATGGCAGCGATGCAGCCCCGTCTTGGTCAGAACATGGATGTAATCATGGTAGTGGGTGGTGTATCAGAAGGTGGAGACTatctgagtgagtgtgtgggcTACTTTGTTGCTGAGGACCGTTGGGTAAACCTGCCACACATTCACAACCATCTTGACGGACATGCCATCGCAGTCAGTGACAGCCATGTTTATGTGGCAGGCTCCATGGAGCCAGGCTTCGCCAAGACGGTGGAGCGCTTCAACCCCAGCCTCAACACCTGGGAGCAGGTCAGCAGCCTGACCACCCGTAAGCACTCCTTCGGCCTCACATGTGTCAAAGACTTACTCTACAGCATCGGTGGTCATGGCAACTTCAGTCCAGGCTTTAAGGATGTTACTGTCTACGAGCCTGAGCAGGATGAGTGGCACAATCTCGAGCCAGCACCGAAGATACTACGAGATGTAAAAACGATAAGCATAGAGGACCGCTACATATATGTGATGGCCAGGACTCCTGTAGACATGGACAATGAGGATGGACTGAGCACTGTGACCACCTGCTACGATACAGAGAGTCACAAGTGGCAGGAAGTGGACTCCTTACCGCTTATTGAtaattactgcagttttcaaatGGCTGTTGGGTCCACCAACTTCTACCACACAGCTTCTTGTTGTGCGAAGAGCTACAAGGTAACAGCTGAGGCCGCTcagcagaaaataaacagaaatacctCTGATGACATCCTCGACAGTCTCCCTCCAGAGGTCCTTAGCATGGAAGGTACCGCTATTTGCTACCTTGGTGAAAACATATTCATCATTGGCGGGTGGAGGAACTGCAACAACATGGACAAGCAGTACCGCAAGGAGGCCTACAGTTACTGTGCTGAGAGGAAGCGCTGGATGCTGCTGCCACCCTTACCTCACCCACGTTGCAGAGCCACAGCTTGCCACGTTCGCATCCCATACCATTATCTTCACGGCTGCCAGAACTACCCCATGCCCCAGAACCTGGCTCGGCAGCGAGACCGCATGCAACAGATGCAGCAGCTCCATCGCCGCACGCTTACTTTGCGCAGACAGCTGCAGTCTCAAATCGAATGTTGA
- the LOC117937474 gene encoding 7-methylguanosine phosphate-specific 5'-nucleotidase-like isoform X1: MLKRLNAACASDKQNIYPLPLIYTPVRSVLAIWHQLTKAEIPELAKCSVLMRERSRVEETIHAMQRAGAGSLQVISDFDMTLTRFAHNGKRVPTTHNILDNQLLIDEDCTKKMRDLLNTYYPIEIDASRTTEEKLPLMVEWWTKVHELLIQQRIRKDMLAQAVRESSAMLRDGYKVFFDRLTEQQVPLLIFSAGVGDVLEEVIRQNHVFLPNVHIISNYMDFDQTGVLKAFKGQLIHTFNKREGALSRAAGLRELHGRPNVLLLGDSLGDLTMADGVSEQQNILTIGYLNDQVDERKESYINSFDIVLVKDETMDIPNAILRYITSSRDRK; this comes from the exons atgttgAAGCGGTTGAATGCTGCGTGCGCGTCCGACAAACAGAAC ATATATCCTCTTCCCTTGATCTACACACCGGTGCGGTCCGTCTTGGCAATCTGGCACCAGCTGACCAAGGCTGAG ATCCCAGAGCTGGCCAAGTGCTCGGTGCTGATGAGGGAGCGCAGCAGAGTGGAGGAAACAATCCACGCCATGCAGCGAGCTGGTGCAGGCAGCCTGCAA GTAATCTCAGACTTTGATATGACGTTGACCAGATTTGCCCACAATGGAAAGAGAGTTCCCACCACGCACA ACATCCTGGATAACCAATTGTTGATCGATGAAGATTGCACTAAAAAG ATGAGGGATCTGTTGAACACCTACTATCCCATAGAGATTGATGCTAGCAGGACTACAGAAGAAAAGCTGCCTCTCATGGTGGAGTG GTGGACTAAAGTACACGAGCTGCTGATTCAGCAGAGGATCAGGAAGGACATGCTGGCCCAGGCTGTCAGGGAATCCAGCGCTATGCTCAG GGACGGctacaaagtgttttttgaccGTCTAACGGAGCAGCAGGTCCCTCTGTTGATCTTCTCGGCTGGCGTTGGCGACGTCTTGGAGGAGGTGATTCGACAGAACCACGTCTTCCTTCCCAATGTCCACATCATCTCCAACTACATGGACTTTGACCAGACT GGGGTCCTGAAAGCCTTTAAAGGCCAGCTGATCCACACCTTCAACAAAAGGGAAGGTGCTCTGTCTCGTGCAGCTGGCCTCAGGGAGCTGCACGGTCGACCCAACGTGCTGCTGCTGGGAGACTCTTTAGGAGACCTGACCATGGCTGACGGCGTCTCAGAGCAACAGAACATCCTCACCATCGGCTACCTCAACGACCAG GTAGACGAGAGAAAAGAGTCGTACATCAACTCCTTTGACATCGTACTGGTGAAGGACGAGACGATGGACATTCCTAACGCCATCCTCA
- the LOC117937474 gene encoding 7-methylguanosine phosphate-specific 5'-nucleotidase-like isoform X3, whose amino-acid sequence MLKRLNAACASDKQNIYPLPLIYTPVRSVLAIWHQLTKAEIPELAKCSVLMRERSRVEETIHAMQRAGAGSLQVISDFDMTLTRFAHNGKRVPTTHNILDNQLLIDEDCTKKMRDLLNTYYPIEIDASRTTEEKLPLMVEWWTKVHELLIQQRIRKDMLAQAVRESSAMLRDGYKVFFDRLTEQQVPLLIFSAGVGDVLEEVIRQNHVFLPNVHIISNYMDFDQTGVLKAFKGQLIHTFNKREGALSRAAGLRELHGRPNVLLLGDSLGDLTMADGVSEQQNILTIGYLNDQTREKSRTSTPLTSYW is encoded by the exons atgttgAAGCGGTTGAATGCTGCGTGCGCGTCCGACAAACAGAAC ATATATCCTCTTCCCTTGATCTACACACCGGTGCGGTCCGTCTTGGCAATCTGGCACCAGCTGACCAAGGCTGAG ATCCCAGAGCTGGCCAAGTGCTCGGTGCTGATGAGGGAGCGCAGCAGAGTGGAGGAAACAATCCACGCCATGCAGCGAGCTGGTGCAGGCAGCCTGCAA GTAATCTCAGACTTTGATATGACGTTGACCAGATTTGCCCACAATGGAAAGAGAGTTCCCACCACGCACA ACATCCTGGATAACCAATTGTTGATCGATGAAGATTGCACTAAAAAG ATGAGGGATCTGTTGAACACCTACTATCCCATAGAGATTGATGCTAGCAGGACTACAGAAGAAAAGCTGCCTCTCATGGTGGAGTG GTGGACTAAAGTACACGAGCTGCTGATTCAGCAGAGGATCAGGAAGGACATGCTGGCCCAGGCTGTCAGGGAATCCAGCGCTATGCTCAG GGACGGctacaaagtgttttttgaccGTCTAACGGAGCAGCAGGTCCCTCTGTTGATCTTCTCGGCTGGCGTTGGCGACGTCTTGGAGGAGGTGATTCGACAGAACCACGTCTTCCTTCCCAATGTCCACATCATCTCCAACTACATGGACTTTGACCAGACT GGGGTCCTGAAAGCCTTTAAAGGCCAGCTGATCCACACCTTCAACAAAAGGGAAGGTGCTCTGTCTCGTGCAGCTGGCCTCAGGGAGCTGCACGGTCGACCCAACGTGCTGCTGCTGGGAGACTCTTTAGGAGACCTGACCATGGCTGACGGCGTCTCAGAGCAACAGAACATCCTCACCATCGGCTACCTCAACGACCAG ACGAGAGAAAAGAGTCGTACATCAACTCCTTTGACATCGTACTGGTGA
- the LOC117937474 gene encoding 7-methylguanosine phosphate-specific 5'-nucleotidase-like isoform X2, with protein sequence MIYPLPLIYTPVRSVLAIWHQLTKAEIPELAKCSVLMRERSRVEETIHAMQRAGAGSLQVISDFDMTLTRFAHNGKRVPTTHNILDNQLLIDEDCTKKMRDLLNTYYPIEIDASRTTEEKLPLMVEWWTKVHELLIQQRIRKDMLAQAVRESSAMLRDGYKVFFDRLTEQQVPLLIFSAGVGDVLEEVIRQNHVFLPNVHIISNYMDFDQTGVLKAFKGQLIHTFNKREGALSRAAGLRELHGRPNVLLLGDSLGDLTMADGVSEQQNILTIGYLNDQVDERKESYINSFDIVLVKDETMDIPNAILRYITSSRDRK encoded by the exons ATG ATATATCCTCTTCCCTTGATCTACACACCGGTGCGGTCCGTCTTGGCAATCTGGCACCAGCTGACCAAGGCTGAG ATCCCAGAGCTGGCCAAGTGCTCGGTGCTGATGAGGGAGCGCAGCAGAGTGGAGGAAACAATCCACGCCATGCAGCGAGCTGGTGCAGGCAGCCTGCAA GTAATCTCAGACTTTGATATGACGTTGACCAGATTTGCCCACAATGGAAAGAGAGTTCCCACCACGCACA ACATCCTGGATAACCAATTGTTGATCGATGAAGATTGCACTAAAAAG ATGAGGGATCTGTTGAACACCTACTATCCCATAGAGATTGATGCTAGCAGGACTACAGAAGAAAAGCTGCCTCTCATGGTGGAGTG GTGGACTAAAGTACACGAGCTGCTGATTCAGCAGAGGATCAGGAAGGACATGCTGGCCCAGGCTGTCAGGGAATCCAGCGCTATGCTCAG GGACGGctacaaagtgttttttgaccGTCTAACGGAGCAGCAGGTCCCTCTGTTGATCTTCTCGGCTGGCGTTGGCGACGTCTTGGAGGAGGTGATTCGACAGAACCACGTCTTCCTTCCCAATGTCCACATCATCTCCAACTACATGGACTTTGACCAGACT GGGGTCCTGAAAGCCTTTAAAGGCCAGCTGATCCACACCTTCAACAAAAGGGAAGGTGCTCTGTCTCGTGCAGCTGGCCTCAGGGAGCTGCACGGTCGACCCAACGTGCTGCTGCTGGGAGACTCTTTAGGAGACCTGACCATGGCTGACGGCGTCTCAGAGCAACAGAACATCCTCACCATCGGCTACCTCAACGACCAG GTAGACGAGAGAAAAGAGTCGTACATCAACTCCTTTGACATCGTACTGGTGAAGGACGAGACGATGGACATTCCTAACGCCATCCTCA